The genomic DNA cagaggaagtggTTGAGTTGAAGGAGCTTGTAGGGCTTGTGAGAATCCGAGTGAAGAGAGGGATCAATCTTGCTCGCCGAGATGCTTTTAGCAGCGACCCTTTTGTCGTCATAACCATGGGTGCACAGGTCTTACCTCTCTCTCTGATTCTAATCTGATTTGGTTTCCTGATTTTGATCTGTTTGATGTTCTTGAGATAAGATCTTTAAATTGTTTCAGAAGCTCAAGTCTTTTACTGTGAAAAATAACTGCAACCCAGAGTGGAACGAGGAACTGACTCTTGCGATTGAAAATCCCAAGGAGCCTGTAAATATGGTGAGTACTACCACTCGAAACCAATTGGCAATAAGTGGTTTGATCGATCATATCTCCATTTCCGTTGCTGTGAAATTTCTAATagtcgttttttgttttctatatgaGTAAAGATGGTGTATGACAAAGATACATTCACAGCCGACGACAAGATGGGAGATGCGGAGATAGATATCAAACCGTTCCTAGAGGTTCACAAAAAAGGTTTGCTAGAACTTCCAGATGGTAAAGAGCTCAATAGAATTGCTCCCACCAAAGAGAACTGCTTGTCTGAAGAAAGCAGAATCGTCTCTGATAAAGGCAAGATCGTTCAGAACATGATTCTTGTGTTGAGGAATGTTGAATGTGGCAAGGTCGAGATTCAGCTTGAGTGGATTAAAAATCCAGGTGGTTGTGGACTTTGAAACGGATATGAAGTACTTGTACTGATTCTCAATCTCCCtctttgtaataaataaatatcagtTCGTTTTGGGTTTCAGACTAAGTAACTATAAGTAGAACAGAGTACTTTACTTTACTCTGCTTTGTAATTGAAATCTTTTGGTTTTACTCATCTAACTGAAACCGTTTTGGTTTCCCGCGAGTTAAACATGtttgctttcatttttttttttttttttttttttggttaNNNNNNNNNNNNNNNNNNNNNNNNNNNNNNNNNNNNNNNNNNNNNNNNNNNNNNNNNNNNNNNNNNNNNNNNNNNNNNNNNNNNNNNNNNNNNNNNNNNNNNNNNNNNNNNNNNNNNNNNNNNNNNNNNNNNNNNNNNNNNaaaaaaaaaaagaggatgtAGAAGATATTTTGTTACCAATAGAATCTAGAACATGTTGGTGTGAGTGACGCGTAGATGATCATTAAAGTGAGTAAAGCAGGGAACATTAAAGAAACTGGAAAGAGACCTTTTGAGTTACTAGGACTATATTGgttgatctttct from Camelina sativa cultivar DH55 chromosome 7, Cs, whole genome shotgun sequence includes the following:
- the LOC104701725 gene encoding protein C2-DOMAIN ABA-RELATED 6-like, producing MEKTEEVVELKELVGLVRIRVKRGINLARRDAFSSDPFVVITMGAQKLKSFTVKNNCNPEWNEELTLAIENPKEPVNMMVYDKDTFTADDKMGDAEIDIKPFLEVHKKGLLELPDGKELNRIAPTKENCLSEESRIVSDKGKIVQNMILVLRNVECGKVEIQLEWIKNPGGCGL